The Corynebacterium confusum genome has a window encoding:
- a CDS encoding NUDIX domain-containing protein, with translation MAHEFTTLDSELLLDAPIIAVRKDLVSMPDDHHAYREVVEHMGAVAIVALNDQGQVALIRQYRHSVGQRLWEIPAGLLDVKDEPAFDGAQRELQEEAGLAADDWAVLADIVTSPGFCEEASRIYLAQNLREVEQLDAVGDEEADMERAWFDLGEAVDMVFSGQVVNSIAVAGILAAFAYQQGGRTLRGVDAPFELRPTSIAARRPGPDLKKL, from the coding sequence GTGGCCCACGAATTTACAACGCTCGATTCTGAGCTCCTCCTGGATGCTCCGATCATCGCCGTCCGCAAGGACTTGGTCTCCATGCCGGATGACCACCACGCCTACCGCGAGGTCGTCGAGCACATGGGCGCGGTCGCCATCGTGGCACTCAACGATCAAGGCCAGGTAGCGCTCATCCGGCAGTACCGCCATTCGGTGGGGCAGCGGCTGTGGGAGATCCCCGCCGGGCTGCTCGACGTCAAGGACGAGCCCGCCTTTGACGGCGCCCAGCGGGAGCTGCAGGAAGAAGCCGGCCTCGCCGCCGACGACTGGGCGGTCCTGGCCGACATCGTGACCTCTCCCGGTTTCTGCGAGGAGGCCAGCCGGATCTACCTGGCCCAGAACCTGCGCGAGGTGGAACAGCTGGATGCGGTGGGCGACGAGGAGGCGGACATGGAACGCGCCTGGTTCGACCTGGGGGAGGCCGTCGACATGGTCTTTTCCGGCCAGGTGGTCAACTCCATCGCGGTTGCCGGCATCCTCGCGGCCTTCGCCTACCAGCAGGGCGGGCGTACCCTGCGCGGGGTCGATGCCCCCTTTGAGCTGCGTCCGACTTCGATCGCGGCGCGCCGGCCCGGCCCCGATCTCAAGAAGCTGTGA
- the steA gene encoding putative cytokinetic ring protein SteA has translation MPHMSLFSRNDDLPGLHGALRDCTPGGKGMKKFHAGDIAVISAADISRQEAQALLDISPAAVINLNKFTTGAIPNYGPHMLLDAEVVLLEDLGEAFMSEFRDGKKARITDDGTVYLGSKAIGTGKLVERAAAEDEFSNAQRGLIDHMEAYFGNSIEFIHSEGPLLIDGLGVPDAGSEMQGRKVVVVSDTEGHRGKVKDLHNFIREYEPYLIGVDAAADTLVELGYKPDLIVGNPAGIAAETLRSGARVILPAEPDGTAEGLERIQDLGIGAMTFPAATQSATDLALLLADYHDAQMIVQVGNSVDLDDVFADRPHATPAALLSRVKAGTRVVDADAIINLYTVNRGGGSAWLWAILGILVALAVIVLVVGLGGDAGFTDNLVDTWNNLALTVQGWFK, from the coding sequence ATGCCACACATGAGTTTGTTTTCCCGCAACGACGACCTGCCGGGGCTGCACGGCGCATTGCGCGATTGCACCCCGGGCGGCAAAGGCATGAAGAAGTTCCATGCCGGTGATATTGCCGTCATTAGTGCCGCAGATATCTCCCGCCAGGAAGCCCAGGCCTTGTTGGATATTTCCCCTGCTGCCGTAATCAATCTCAACAAGTTCACCACGGGCGCCATCCCGAATTATGGCCCGCACATGCTGCTCGACGCCGAGGTCGTTCTCCTCGAGGACCTAGGCGAGGCCTTCATGTCGGAGTTCCGCGACGGTAAGAAGGCGCGGATCACCGACGATGGGACGGTCTACCTCGGCAGCAAGGCGATCGGCACGGGCAAGCTCGTCGAGCGCGCCGCCGCCGAGGACGAGTTCTCCAACGCCCAGCGCGGCCTCATCGACCACATGGAAGCCTACTTCGGCAACTCCATCGAGTTCATCCACTCCGAGGGCCCGCTGCTCATCGACGGCCTCGGCGTTCCGGACGCGGGATCCGAAATGCAGGGCCGGAAGGTCGTCGTGGTCTCGGACACTGAGGGCCACCGCGGCAAGGTCAAGGACCTGCACAACTTCATCCGCGAGTACGAGCCGTACCTGATCGGCGTGGATGCGGCCGCCGACACCCTGGTGGAGCTCGGCTACAAGCCGGATCTCATCGTGGGCAACCCGGCGGGTATTGCCGCCGAGACGCTGCGCTCCGGCGCGCGTGTGATCCTGCCGGCCGAGCCGGACGGCACGGCCGAGGGCCTAGAGCGCATCCAGGACCTGGGTATTGGCGCGATGACCTTCCCGGCGGCCACCCAGTCCGCGACGGACCTGGCGCTGCTGCTGGCCGACTACCACGACGCACAGATGATCGTGCAGGTCGGCAACTCCGTGGATCTGGATGATGTCTTCGCCGACCGCCCGCACGCCACGCCGGCGGCACTCCTGTCGCGGGTCAAAGCGGGAACCCGCGTGGTGGATGCGGACGCCATCATCAACCTCTATACGGTCAACCGCGGCGGCGGGAGCGCATGGCTGTGGGCTATCCTGGGCATCCTGGTCGCCCTGGCAGTCATCGTGCTGGTGGTCGGCCTCGGCGGCGACGCCGGCTTCACCGACAACCTCGTCGACACCTGGAATAACCTGGCGCTGACTGTCCAAGGGTGGTTCAAGTGA
- a CDS encoding copper transporter gives MKGSGAVPGGVIAGLGFGVAAGVALGALVLAPSMDTSQAGGGNNHSSDYEKAVQDKEIARAQANSSDSVVREFSSETVSETLSDRPVLVISTPDASDGDLRGLQSLLHSAGAPKAGHLKLTEDFFTQDKADELKSIVANTLPAGAELSEDKISPGTHAGQALGAAMLMDPEDAQPLASVDDRAQLLQALRKAGFIDYEDGTMRSAQAILLVTGSEKEGYSTETLGTFAEALEEVGGNTVVAGRVEQAAPDGVIGSLRGSDSQVSTVDSVDRSFARMAAVLAIAEQLDGGHGAYGSAASAEAAAPAKPESN, from the coding sequence GTGAAAGGCTCTGGCGCAGTTCCCGGCGGCGTCATCGCCGGGCTTGGTTTCGGCGTAGCCGCCGGCGTTGCCCTGGGCGCACTGGTGTTGGCCCCGTCCATGGATACCTCCCAGGCCGGTGGCGGCAACAACCACAGCAGCGACTACGAGAAGGCCGTCCAGGATAAGGAGATCGCTCGCGCCCAAGCCAATTCTTCTGACTCGGTTGTGCGGGAATTTAGCTCCGAGACCGTGAGCGAGACCCTGAGCGATCGCCCGGTGCTGGTCATCAGCACTCCGGACGCCTCCGACGGCGATCTGCGCGGCCTGCAGTCCCTGCTGCACAGCGCCGGCGCGCCGAAGGCCGGCCACCTCAAGCTGACCGAAGACTTCTTCACCCAGGACAAGGCCGACGAGCTCAAGTCCATTGTGGCCAACACCCTGCCCGCCGGGGCGGAGCTGAGCGAGGACAAGATCTCGCCTGGTACACACGCTGGACAGGCGTTAGGTGCAGCCATGCTCATGGACCCGGAAGACGCGCAGCCGCTGGCCAGCGTCGACGACCGCGCCCAGCTCTTGCAGGCGCTGCGCAAGGCCGGCTTCATCGATTACGAGGACGGCACCATGCGCTCGGCGCAGGCGATCCTGCTGGTTACCGGCTCGGAGAAGGAAGGCTACTCCACGGAGACGTTGGGCACCTTCGCCGAGGCGCTCGAGGAGGTGGGCGGTAACACCGTCGTGGCCGGCCGCGTGGAGCAGGCCGCCCCGGACGGCGTGATCGGCTCGCTGCGCGGTTCCGACTCGCAGGTCTCCACCGTGGACTCGGTGGACCGCTCCTTCGCCCGGATGGCGGCGGTCCTGGCGATCGCCGAGCAGCTCGATGGCGGACACGGCGCTTATGGCTCCGCGGCCTCGGCGGAAGCCGCCGCGCCGGCCAAGCCCGAATCCAACTAG
- the recN gene encoding DNA repair protein RecN: MLTDITIEDLGVIHKSSAELADGLTVLTGETGAGKTMVVTGLRLLAGARADASRVRSGAKKAVVEGTFATSSQRAAEIVEESGGQPDDNGEFITTRTVWAVGRSKAHLGGRAVPAATLAEFTGEVLTIHGQNDQLRLLAPEQQLAALDRSDEALPGLREAYTEKFTAWRKLARELKRKTESRRELAQEVDRLQFAVDEIDKVSPAEGEDAELVEQIRRLQDVDALQDAATTALAGIDGPEGIEGADGAAAGDGYAEQEAASTQLGAAATALAASSDSQLQALGKRMQEITAQLADISGELGLFLGQLPADPNLLEKSLVRQQELKQLTRKYAPDIQGVIAWRDEAVAKLGTMDVSSEALEELKKDVAAAEKEMIAAAEVLTRERTRAAGELAEAVTQELRGLAMPKARIEVAVRPAKYSRTGADEVELAMAPNDAADARPLASSASGGELSRVMLALEVILSADNEGGTMVFDEVDAGVGGRAAVEIGRRLAKLARNHQVIVVTHLPQVAAYADSHLHVAKEVSDETVTSGVTNLDRQERIEELARMLAGLDDTATGRAHAAELFDKAQAEVASFRAP; this comes from the coding sequence GTGCTAACCGATATCACCATCGAAGATCTGGGTGTTATCCATAAGTCGAGCGCCGAGCTCGCCGATGGCCTGACAGTGCTTACCGGTGAGACCGGTGCCGGTAAGACCATGGTGGTCACCGGCCTGCGCCTGCTGGCCGGCGCCCGCGCGGACGCCTCCCGGGTGCGCAGCGGCGCGAAGAAGGCGGTCGTGGAAGGCACCTTTGCTACCTCCTCCCAGCGCGCGGCCGAGATCGTCGAGGAATCCGGCGGGCAGCCCGACGATAACGGCGAGTTCATCACCACCCGTACCGTGTGGGCGGTCGGCCGCTCCAAGGCCCACCTGGGCGGGCGGGCCGTTCCGGCCGCCACCCTGGCCGAGTTCACCGGCGAGGTGCTAACTATCCACGGGCAAAACGATCAGCTGCGCCTGCTCGCCCCAGAGCAGCAGCTAGCGGCGCTCGATCGTTCGGACGAGGCGTTGCCCGGCCTGCGCGAGGCCTATACCGAAAAGTTCACCGCCTGGCGCAAGTTGGCCCGGGAACTCAAGCGCAAGACCGAATCCCGCCGGGAGCTGGCCCAGGAGGTTGACCGCCTGCAGTTCGCCGTCGACGAGATTGACAAGGTTAGCCCGGCGGAGGGGGAAGATGCCGAGCTGGTCGAGCAGATCCGGCGCCTGCAGGACGTCGACGCCCTGCAGGACGCGGCCACCACGGCGTTGGCTGGCATCGACGGCCCAGAGGGCATCGAGGGTGCGGACGGCGCCGCGGCCGGCGACGGCTACGCCGAGCAGGAGGCCGCCTCCACGCAGTTGGGTGCCGCCGCGACGGCGCTGGCTGCCAGCTCGGATTCTCAGCTGCAGGCGCTGGGAAAGAGGATGCAGGAGATCACCGCCCAGCTGGCGGATATCTCCGGCGAGCTGGGGTTATTCCTTGGCCAGTTGCCGGCCGACCCCAACCTGTTGGAAAAGTCACTGGTCCGCCAGCAGGAGCTCAAACAACTCACCCGCAAATACGCGCCGGATATCCAGGGGGTAATCGCCTGGCGGGACGAGGCCGTCGCCAAGCTGGGCACGATGGATGTCTCCAGCGAGGCGCTTGAGGAGCTGAAGAAGGACGTCGCCGCCGCGGAAAAGGAGATGATCGCCGCGGCGGAGGTTCTGACCCGGGAGCGCACGCGGGCGGCAGGGGAGTTGGCGGAGGCCGTCACCCAGGAGCTGCGCGGGCTGGCGATGCCCAAGGCGCGCATCGAGGTAGCAGTCCGGCCGGCGAAGTACTCGCGCACCGGCGCGGACGAGGTGGAACTGGCGATGGCGCCCAACGACGCCGCCGACGCCCGCCCTCTGGCCAGCTCGGCTTCCGGCGGTGAGCTCTCGCGCGTGATGCTCGCCCTCGAGGTGATCCTCTCCGCGGATAACGAGGGCGGCACGATGGTCTTCGACGAGGTGGACGCCGGGGTGGGCGGACGCGCGGCCGTCGAGATCGGCCGCCGCCTGGCCAAGCTCGCCCGCAACCACCAGGTTATCGTGGTCACCCACCTGCCGCAGGTAGCCGCCTACGCGGACTCCCACCTGCACGTGGCCAAGGAGGTCTCCGACGAGACCGTGACCTCGGGGGTGACCAACCTGGACCGGCAGGAGCGCATTGAGGAACTCGCGCGGATGCTGGCCGGCCTCGACGACACGGCCACCGGTCGGGCCCACGCAGCGGAATTATTCGATAAGGCCCAAGCGGAAGTCGCATCTTTCCGCGCGCCTTGA